Proteins encoded in a region of the Procambarus clarkii isolate CNS0578487 chromosome 28, FALCON_Pclarkii_2.0, whole genome shotgun sequence genome:
- the LOC138369375 gene encoding baculoviral IAP repeat-containing protein 8-like — MINQDCAFIRGKRSDNVSLEVSEIAFKYGLEFVSHKIELGNKKISDSSGAPPKEDLGLIKFRKSLNPGLVTYKSRLETFDMTWPGSVKQTSHELAEAGFFYCGISDHVCCYHCACGIRNWRPEDDPWTLHARCSPECAYIILARGKEFVKNARLTIPLPIKPIDNDLINILMEGMDKFKHLIYKKLIPVESIRYALSEYLKESRDLLPFIIQSRCLEIVLRYMQEGTDIYLRVRDLIYEAVDDKKEQEVTLEDLGLKTLPETCTNTVENKDCTDQSWEEDILCRVCMDKNINIVILPCKHMVTCSGCLLALKCCPICRGNILYIINPIAS, encoded by the exons atgattaatcaagactgtgcctttattagaggcaagaggagtgacaatgtttctttagaggtgtctgagatagctttcaaatatggactggaatttgtttcccataaaatagaactgggaaataagaaaataagtgatagta gtggtgctcctcctaaggaagatctgggattgataaaatttaggaaatcgctgaatccaggattggtaacttataaatctcgcctagagacatttgatatgacatggcctggaagcgtcaagcaaacttctcatgagctggcagaagctggttttttttactgtg gtataagtgaccacgtctgctgctatcactgcgcctgtggaatacgaaattggagaccagaagatgatccttggacgttacatgcgagatgtagtccagaatgtgcttacattattcttgcaaggggcaaggaatttgttaagaatgctagattgacaataccattacctataaaacctatagacaatgatttaattaatatcttaatggagggtatggataagttcaaacatctgatttataaaaaattaatacctgtggagagtataagatatgctttaagtgagtaccttaaggaatccagagatttgttgccttttattatacaaagtagatgtctagaaatcgtgttgaggtatatgcaagagggaacagatatttatttacggGTACGGGACTTAATTTATGAAGCAGTTGATGATAAAAAGGAACAAGAAGTTACGCTtgaagatctgggattgaaaactttaccggagacttgtactaacactgttgaaaacaaggactgtacagatcaatcttgggaagaagatattttatgcagagtttgtatggataaaaatataaatattgtaatactaccatgtaaacatatggtgacgtgcagtggttgtcttttagctctgaaatgctgtccaatttgtagaggaaatattttatatataataaatccaattgcttcttga